One genomic segment of Acanthochromis polyacanthus isolate Apoly-LR-REF ecotype Palm Island chromosome 9, KAUST_Apoly_ChrSc, whole genome shotgun sequence includes these proteins:
- the LOC110960373 gene encoding uncharacterized protein LOC110960373, giving the protein MCSACLTPVYPMEKMVANKLILHSTCFCCKHCRKKLSLTNYSSLYGEFYCISHYQQLFKRKGNYDEGFGHMQHKNHWLQKNKGTDEPDAKSTPKITKPKLSTTVTSRESPTEAIKLPAKESGSKSGTEFKGKLKMSWPPEKKNSGLNLTQQTRASSLKKSGTDEPDAKSTPKVTKPKLSTTVTSTESSADAIKLPAKESGNKNGTEFKGKLKMSWPPEKKDNEVNLTQQTYASSLKNKISEFDKAAAVTKSFSENQKNDKLNYKIDMRTKAVKEKSKIAGFVSAEKLPIEKTSLKTGHFQVKSSENSISVMSQKTLQSGVTPATKTNSSTPNRLDPNKVRKSVRFSPHVDVTQNDQPSKSSSEAENNMLSDQPEQSEVTAISDNTNVDRLTSEISGECQEREIYLEIPERKCQEETTSKSNQESDVKEKNSQEIPQTEITTPNKEKVDESLHTQSFSSTQDIMMQQEPVEKPDVPPRNFVNACESENLNIPQSPARNVTIVEFSLQKNENQLEKTDSINDQGNSGDQKKPLARTNSLKGSSKQADKTKTKLGSWSKGKSPLSKFFTSSGSDKTNKAEPKDGKKPEVKTSGGLLGRLFQTSSEKTEETKKTADERNKKTHADDKNTGKEKETKEMQKEKDKSQVSPLEPDVQNNTKVKSQPSEPNTLDSNCRSTEPSNLPQIPARESGDNQTAGDKESNLQSSEATDLSVSEPETESEDPPSLNTVHDESISELIPEKSSEDILNDPFKDDTSGDSVSSALADPLAIQIITDESGQKPNKLLDASDEGEGKLCNEPHAILNHEHPRDSSICLDLSNTADDAFSSSLNDTQTKQQDLDLFGAENLTKQQDLDSYSADNQTKQQDLDPFGADNQTKQQDLDPFGADNQTKQQDLDPSGADNQTKQQDLEPSGADNQTKQQDVDLFGADNQTKQQDLDPFGADNQAKQQNVDLSGTDNQTKQQDLDPFGADNQAKQQDVNPFGADNQGKQQNVDLSGTDNQAKQQNVDLSGTDNQTNQQDLDPFGADNNTKQQNLDLFGADNQTKQQNLDLFGADNQTKQLDGEPFMADNQTKQQDIDPFDADNQAKQQDSDPFGADNQAKQQNVDLSGTDNQTKQQDLDPFGADNQAKQQDVDPFGADNQGKQQNVDLSGTDNQAKQQNVDLSGTDNQTNQQDLDPFGADNNTKQQKLDLFGADNQTKQQNLDLFGADNQTKQLDGEPFIADNQTKQQDIDPFDADNQAKQQDSDLFGADNQAKQQDLDPFGADNQTKQQHIDPFGADNQTKQQDLDPFGADNQTIRQYIDPFGADNQTIQQDIDLSGASNQTKQQEVDPFGADNQTKQQELDPFSADNQTKQQDIDPFDADNQTIQQDIDLSGASSQTKQQEVDPFDADNQTKQQELDPFGADNHTKQQDLDPFVADNQTSKEDFNFDIFSSNDHLFTQSPAVNIPQAEGDTSTNQSSALTDDIFGISDVSSSADVLILQSNSPAIGQNTDSDLLNNLFGSDVPSSSAPSAQMDLFNGDIFASEQLLPLSEPSNANVLVGSLVVSENNSTEQKTENNSWMDDLLG; this is encoded by the exons ATGTGttctgcatgtttgacacccgtCTATCCGATGGAAAAAATGGTGGCCAACAAACTTATCCTGCACAGCACCTGTTTCTGCTGCAAGCACTGTAGGAAGAAGCTCAG CCTCACCAACTATTCATCTCTTTATGGAGAGTTCTACTGCATTTCTCACTACCAACagttgtttaaaagaaaaggaaactaTGATGAGGGATTTGGCCACATGCAACACAAAAACCACTGGCTTCAGAAGAATAAAGGAACAGATGAGCCAGATGCCAAATCCActcccaaaataacaaaacccaAACTAAGCACTACTGTCACCTCCAGAGAGTCTCCCACTGAAGCCATAAAGTTACCTGCAAAAGAGTCAGGAAGTAAAAGCGGTACTGAATTTAAGGGGAAACTGAAAATGAGCTGGCCCCCAGAGAAGAAGAACAGTGGGCTTAATCTGACACAACAAACAAGAGCATCGTCTCTGAAAAAATCTGGAACAGATGAGCCAGATGCCAAATCCACTCCCAAAGTGACAAAACCCAAACTAAGCACTACGGTCACCTCCACAGAGTCATCTGCTGATGCCATAAAGTTACCTGCAAAAGAGTCAGGAAATAAAAATGGCACGGAATTTAAGGGGAAATTGAAAATGAGCTGGCCCCCAGAGAAGAAGGACAATGAGGTTAATCTGACACAGCAAACATATGCATCATCTCTGAAAAACAAGATATCTGAGTTCGACAAAGCAGCTGCAGTCACTAAGAGCTTTTCAGAGaatcagaaaaatgacaaactcaACTACAAAATAGATATGAGAACTAAGGCAGTGAAGGAAAAATCGAAGATAGCAGGCTTTGTCTCAGCTGAGAAATTACCCATAGAGAAAACAAGCCTTAAGACAGGCCATTTCCAAGTCAAGAGCTCAGAGAATAGTATTTCTGTCATGAGCCAAAAAACACTTCAGTCAGGTGTTACACCCGCCACGAAAACAAACAGTTCAACCCCTAACAGGTTGGATCCAAATAAAGTTCGTAAATCTGTACGGTTTTCTCCGCATGTTGATGTGACTCAGAATGACCAGCCCTCTAAATCAAGCTCAGAAGCTGAAAATAACATGCTGTCAGATCAACCTGAACAAAGTGAAGTAACAGCAATCAGCGACAACACAAATGTTGATCGTTTAACATCTGAGATCAGTGGAGAATGTCAAGAAAGAGAGATCTACCTTGAAATCCCTGAACGTAAATGCCAAGAAGAAACAACAAGTAAATCAAACCAGGAGAGTGAtgttaaagagaaaaacagtcaAGAGATTCCACAGACTGAGATTACAACTCCGAACAAAGAGAAGGTTGATGAATCACTTCACACTCAAAGTTTTAGTTCAACTCAGGACATCATGATGcaacaggagccagttgagAAGCCAGATGTCCCACCAAGAAACTTCGTGAATGCATGTGAGTCAGAAAATCTAAATATTCCACAAAGTCCAGCAAGAAATGTGACCATAGTGGAGTTCAGTCTTCAAAAGAATGAAAACCAGTTGGAAAAGACTGATTCAATCAATGACCAAGGAAACAGCGGTGATCAGAAGAAGCCTCTTGCAAGAACAAATTCTCTAAAAGGTTCTTCTAAACAGGCTGACAAAACTAAAACCAAACTGGGATCCTGGTCCAAAGGAAAGAGTCCTTTGTCAAAGTTCTTCACATCGAGTGGAAGCGACAAGACAAACAAGGCTGAACCGAAGGACGGCAAGAAACCTGAAGTCAAAACTAGTGGTGGACTTCTGGGGAGGCTGTTTCAGACATCTTCAGAGAAAACCGAGGAGaccaaaaaaacagcagatgaaaggaacaaaaaaacacatgctgatGACAAGAACACAGGaaaggaaaaagagacaaaagagatgcaaaaagaaaaagacaaatctCAGGTCTCACCTCTGGAACCAGATGTTCAGAACAATACCAAGGTGAAGTCACAGCCTTCCGAGCCCAACACACTAGATAGTAACTGCAGATCTACAGAGCCATCCAACCTCCCTCAGATACCTGCTCGTGAGTCAGGTGACAATCAAACAGCTGGTGATAAAGAGTCAAATTTGCAGAGCAGTGAAGCTACagatctgtctgtcagtgagcCTGAAACTGAGTCTGAAGATCCTCCCTCTCTGAACACAGTGCATGACGAGTCAATCAGTGAGCTGATACCTGAGAAGAGcagtgaagacattttaaatgatCCATTTAAAGATGATACTTCTGGAGACAGTGTCAGTTCAGCCCTTGCTGACCCATTAGCCATTCAGATAATTACAGATGAATCAGgccaaaaaccaaacaaactgcTAGATGCATCAGATGAAGGGGAAGGAAAACTTTGCAATGAACCACATGCCATTCTCAACCATGAACATCCACGAGATTCCTCCATTTGTTTGGACCTATCCAACACCGCTGATGATGCGTTTTCATCTTCTCTAAATGACACCCAGACAAAACAGCAGGACTTAGATCTTTTCGGTGCGGAAAACCTGACAAAACAGCAAGATCTAGATTCTTACAGTGCagacaaccagacaaaacaacagGACTTGGATCCTTTTGGTGCagacaaccagacaaaacaacagGACTTGGATCCTTTTGGTGCagacaaccagacaaaacaacagGACTTGGATCCTTCAGGTGCagacaaccagacaaaacaGCAGGACTTGGAGCCTTCAGGTGCagacaaccagacaaaacaGCAGGACGTAGATCTTTTTGGTGCagacaaccagacaaaacaGCAGGACTTGGATCCTTTTGGTGCAGACAATCAGGCAAAACAGCAGAACGTAGATCTTTCAGGCACAGATAACCAGACAAAACAGCAGGACTTGGATCCTTTTGGTGCAGACAACCAGGCAAAACAGCAGGATGTAAATCCTTTTGGTGCAGACAATCAGGGAAAACAGCAGAACGTAGATCTTTCAGGCACAGACAACCAGGCAAAACAGCAGAACGTAGATCTTTCAGGCacagacaaccagacaaaccaGCAGGACTTGGATCCTTTTGGTgcagacaacaacacaaaacagcagaacttGGATCTTTTTGGTGCagacaaccagacaaaacagcagaactTGGATCTTTTCGGTGCagacaaccagacaaaacaGCTGGACGGAGAGCCTTTCATGGCagacaaccagacaaaacaGCAGGACATAGATCCTTTTGATGCAGACAACCAGGCAAAGCAGCAGGACTCGGATCCTTTTGGTGCAGACAATCAGGCAAAACAGCAGAACGTAGATCTTTCAGGCACagacaaccagacaaaacaGCAGGACTTGGATCCTTTTGGTGCAGACAACCAGGCAAAACAGCAGGATGTAGATCCTTTTGGTGCAGACAATCAGGGAAAACAGCAGAACGTAGATCTTTCAGGCACAGACAACCAGGCAAAACAGCAGAACGTAGATCTTTCAGGCacagacaaccagacaaaccaGCAGGACTTGGATCCTTTTGGTgcagacaacaacacaaaacagcagaagttGGATCTTTTTGGTGCagacaaccagacaaaacagcagaactTGGATCTTTTCGGTGCagacaaccagacaaaacaGCTGGACGGAGAGCCTTTCATTGCagacaaccagacaaaacaGCAGGACATAGATCCTTTTGATGCAGACAACCAGGCAAAGCAGCAGGACTCGGATCTTTTTGGTGCAGACAACCAGGCAAAACAGCAGGACTTGGATCCTTTTGGTGCagacaaccagacaaaacagcagcacataGATCCTTTTGGTGCagacaaccagacaaaacaGCAGGACTTGGATCCTTTTGGTGCAGACAACCAGACAATACGGCAGTACATAGATCCTTTTGGTGCAGACAACCAGACAATACAGCAGGACATAGATCTTTCAG GTGCAAGCaaccagacaaaacaacaggaaGTGGATCCTTTCGGTGCAGACAATCAGACAAAGCAGCAGGAGTTGGATCCTTTCAGTGCagacaaccagacaaaacaGCAGGACATAGATCCTTTTGATGCAGACAACCAGACAATACAGCAGGACATAGATCTTTCAGGTGCAAGCAgccagacaaaacaacaagaagtgGATCCTTTCGATGCAGACAATCAGACAAAGCAGCAGGAGTTGGATCCTTTTGGTGCAGACAACCACACAAAACAGCAGGACTTGGATCCTTTCGTTGCAGACAACCAGACAAGTAAGGAGGACTTTAACTTTGACATATTCAGCTCAAATGACCACCTGTTCACTCAGTCTCCTGCTGTTAATATTCCTCAAGCAGAAGGCGATACGTCCACAAATCAGTCATCTGCCTTGACTGATGACATCTTTGGAATAAGTGATGTCTCAAGCAGTGCAGATGTGTTAATACTGCAGTCAAACAGTCCAGCCATTGGTCAGAATACTGACTCTGATTTACTGAATAATTTATTTGGTTCTGatgttccttcttcttctgctccatCAGCTCAGATGGATCTTTTTAAcggtgacatttttgcatcagaACAACTGCTGCCATTATCTGAACCAAGTAATGCAAATGTATTAGTGGGCAGTCTTGTGGTGAGCGAAAACAACAGTACTGAGCAAAAAACAGAGAACAATAGCTGGATGGATGATTTGCTTGGGTAG
- the LOC110947774 gene encoding solute carrier family 22 member 13-like isoform X5, protein MADFGEILRNIGEFGLFQKINLIALCFPNIIQSFTVASLLFVEFDPDRHCNTDWILSAGPNLTTEEQLNLTLPREEDGSFSRCRMFVPVDWDIDDIRENGLSETSGCVNGWVYGNMLYETTIVTDFDLVCDRGNMVQVLQTVFMAGMVLGFLIFGPAAESFGRKRATQIPAVMMLVFMVTTAFCPNVYLYLVSQFLAGIAFGGYRVNCIVLTTEWIGASKRSWGVGVTQLFGAIGQCVLAGFIYGIRKWRLAQLISATPLVLTVVYIWFIPESARWLLNRGRTEEAKKLIIKAAAINKRPIPDSLLEEIKVTNSVNEGGIKLIFGSRLLTRYFFVVSLAWFSLNISIFSLYFNMANLGLSIFVTQLLFGVFEVPALLLSMWLLEILGRKILFTAVLLIGGLCSMLILAVPESYPTASTCLAVASRVCMIFMASVCAVYMQELFPTSVRQSATALGSMAGKVGSILAPLLNMLSVYHWAIPISVLSSVTIISGALGLLLPETRNKELPETASDAEGNRYASSKQADLVQLRTPLSKP, encoded by the exons ATGGCAGACTTTGGAGAGATTCTCAGGAACATTGGAGAATTTGGATTATTCCAGAAGATAAATCTGATTGCACTTTGCTTTCCAAACATAATTCAGTCTTTTACAGTTGCAAGTTTACTTTTTGTCGAGTTCGATCCAGATCGACACTGTAACACAGACTGGATCCTCAGTGCTGGTCCTAATCTGaccacagaggagcagctgaacCTGACTCTGCCTCGGGAGGAGGACGGGAGCTTCAGCAGGTGTCGGATGTTCGTCCCTGTGGACTGGGACATCGATGACATCAGGGAGAATGGACTCAGTGAGACCAGTGGGTGTGTGAATGGATGGGTGTATGGAAACATGCTGTATGAAACCACCATAGTCACTGAT TTTGATCTGGTCTGTGATCGGGGTAACATGGTGCAAGTGTTACAAACAGTGTTTATGGCTGGAATGGTTCTTGGTTTCCTCATCTTTGGACCTGCTGCTGAATC gttcGGTCGCAAACGAGCAACTCAGATTCCAGCAGTTatgatgttggtgttcatggtgACAACAGCATTTTGCCCCAATGTCTATTTGTATTTAGTGTCCCAGTTCTTAGCTGGAATTGCATTTGGAGGATATCGAGTCAACTGTATTGTTCTGA CCACTGAATGGATCGGGGCATCCAAAAGATCATGGGGAGTAGGTGTGACTCAGCTATTTGGTGCAATCGGACAGTGCGTCCTCGCTGGTTTTATCTATGGCATCCGGAAGTGGAGACTGGCTCAACTGATCTCAGCAACTCCCCTTGTCTTGACTGTTGTTTACATATG GTTCATTCCAGAGTCAGCCAGGTGGTTGTTaaacagagggaggacagaAGAGGCGAAAAAGCTCATCATCAAAGCAGCAGCCATTAACAAACGCCCCATCCCAGACTCTCTGCTGGAAGAG ATAAAAGTGACCAACTCTGTGAATGAAGGCGGcattaaattgatttttggATCACGACTACTGACCAGATATTTCTTTGTTGTGTCACTGGCATG gttttcacTGAACATTTCCATCTTCTCCCTGTATTTTAACATGGCAAACCTGGGCTTGAGCATATTTGTGACACAGCtcctttttggtgtttttgaagTACCCGCTCTTTTACTCTCCATGTGGCTGTTGGAGATTTTGGGGAGAAAAATATTATTCACAGCAGTCCTTCTGATTGGAGGACTCTGTTCCATGCTGATCCTGGCTGTTCCTGAAA GTTATCCCACTGCTTCTACATGTTTAGCTGTTGCATCACGTGTCTGCATGATATTTATGGCTTCTGTTTGTGCTGTCTATATGCAGGAGTTGTTTCCGACATCAGTTAG ACAATCAGCAACAGCTTTAGGATCCATGGCAGGGAAAGTAGGTTCTATACTGGCTCCACTGCTGAACATGTTGTCCGTGTACCACTGGGCCATACCAATCTCAGTCCTCAGCAGCGTCACCATCATCAGCGGAGCTCTCGGCCTCCTGCTTCCTGAGACCAGAAACAAAGAGCTTCCAGAAACAGCCAGTGACGCTGAGGGCAACAGGTATGCAAGCAGCAAGCAAGCAGACCTGGTTCAACTCCGAACGCCTTTATCAAAGCCATGA
- the LOC110947774 gene encoding solute carrier family 22 member 13-like isoform X1 encodes MADFGEILRNIGEFGLFQKINLIALCFPNIIQSFTVASLLFVEFDPDRHCNTDWILSAGPNLTTEEQLNLTLPREEDGSFSRCRMFVPVDWDIDDIRENGLSETSGCVNGWVYGNMLYETTIVTDFDLVCDRGNMVQVLQTVFMAGMVLGFLIFGPAAESFGRKRATQIPAVMMLVFMVTTAFCPNVYLYLVSQFLAGIAFGGYRVNCIVLTTEWIGASKRSWGVGVTQLFGAIGQCVLAGFIYGIRKWRLAQLISATPLVLTVVYIWFIPESARWLLNRGRTEEAKKLIIKAAAINKRPIPDSLLEEIKVTNSVNEGGIKLIFGSRLLTRYFFVVSLAWFSLNISIFSLYFNMANLGLSIFVTQLLFGVFEVPALLLSMWLLEILGRKILFTAVLLIGGLCSMLILAVPESYPTASTCLAVASRVCMIFMASVCAVYMQELFPTSVRQSATALGSMAGKVGSILAPLLNMLSVYHWAIPISVLSSVTIISGALGLLLPETRNKELPETASDAEGNRARVGAHIPEGLCALEECCDVSRPPGGSLSLCYWS; translated from the exons ATGGCAGACTTTGGAGAGATTCTCAGGAACATTGGAGAATTTGGATTATTCCAGAAGATAAATCTGATTGCACTTTGCTTTCCAAACATAATTCAGTCTTTTACAGTTGCAAGTTTACTTTTTGTCGAGTTCGATCCAGATCGACACTGTAACACAGACTGGATCCTCAGTGCTGGTCCTAATCTGaccacagaggagcagctgaacCTGACTCTGCCTCGGGAGGAGGACGGGAGCTTCAGCAGGTGTCGGATGTTCGTCCCTGTGGACTGGGACATCGATGACATCAGGGAGAATGGACTCAGTGAGACCAGTGGGTGTGTGAATGGATGGGTGTATGGAAACATGCTGTATGAAACCACCATAGTCACTGAT TTTGATCTGGTCTGTGATCGGGGTAACATGGTGCAAGTGTTACAAACAGTGTTTATGGCTGGAATGGTTCTTGGTTTCCTCATCTTTGGACCTGCTGCTGAATC gttcGGTCGCAAACGAGCAACTCAGATTCCAGCAGTTatgatgttggtgttcatggtgACAACAGCATTTTGCCCCAATGTCTATTTGTATTTAGTGTCCCAGTTCTTAGCTGGAATTGCATTTGGAGGATATCGAGTCAACTGTATTGTTCTGA CCACTGAATGGATCGGGGCATCCAAAAGATCATGGGGAGTAGGTGTGACTCAGCTATTTGGTGCAATCGGACAGTGCGTCCTCGCTGGTTTTATCTATGGCATCCGGAAGTGGAGACTGGCTCAACTGATCTCAGCAACTCCCCTTGTCTTGACTGTTGTTTACATATG GTTCATTCCAGAGTCAGCCAGGTGGTTGTTaaacagagggaggacagaAGAGGCGAAAAAGCTCATCATCAAAGCAGCAGCCATTAACAAACGCCCCATCCCAGACTCTCTGCTGGAAGAG ATAAAAGTGACCAACTCTGTGAATGAAGGCGGcattaaattgatttttggATCACGACTACTGACCAGATATTTCTTTGTTGTGTCACTGGCATG gttttcacTGAACATTTCCATCTTCTCCCTGTATTTTAACATGGCAAACCTGGGCTTGAGCATATTTGTGACACAGCtcctttttggtgtttttgaagTACCCGCTCTTTTACTCTCCATGTGGCTGTTGGAGATTTTGGGGAGAAAAATATTATTCACAGCAGTCCTTCTGATTGGAGGACTCTGTTCCATGCTGATCCTGGCTGTTCCTGAAA GTTATCCCACTGCTTCTACATGTTTAGCTGTTGCATCACGTGTCTGCATGATATTTATGGCTTCTGTTTGTGCTGTCTATATGCAGGAGTTGTTTCCGACATCAGTTAG ACAATCAGCAACAGCTTTAGGATCCATGGCAGGGAAAGTAGGTTCTATACTGGCTCCACTGCTGAACATGTTGTCCGTGTACCACTGGGCCATACCAATCTCAGTCCTCAGCAGCGTCACCATCATCAGCGGAGCTCTCGGCCTCCTGCTTCCTGAGACCAGAAACAAAGAGCTTCCAGAAACAGCCAGTGACGCTGAGGGCAACAG